The following coding sequences lie in one Caproicibacterium argilliputei genomic window:
- the potA gene encoding spermidine/putrescine ABC transporter ATP-binding protein: MEQEPIISLRDIAVSFDGEPVLQNLNLKIRDGEFVTLLGPSGCGKTTTLRIIGGFVTPDRGDVFFSGKRINDMPAYKREVNTIFQKYALFPHLNVYDNVAFGMRIHKKPEKEIRTAVKQMLELVNLRGYEHRGVERLSGGQQQRVAIARALVNDPKVLLLDEPLGALDMKLRKDMQVELKKIQQQTGITFLFVTHDQEEALSMSDTVVVMEGGFIQQIGTPQDIYNEPQNAFVADFIGESNILDGVMHEDYLVEFAGCKFRCVDTGFRKDEPVDVVIRPEDIDVVAPEKSPLHGVVTNVTFKGVHNEIIVDVAGFKWMIQSIHYTGVGEHIGLEIEPDDIHIMHKSSYSGSFGDYSTFSDEMEEDIQISEEVEEAEEARQEADE, from the coding sequence TTGGAACAAGAACCAATCATTTCGCTCCGGGACATTGCTGTTTCGTTTGACGGCGAGCCGGTCCTGCAGAATCTGAACCTCAAGATTCGTGACGGTGAGTTTGTCACACTGCTGGGGCCGTCCGGCTGCGGAAAAACAACCACGCTGCGCATTATCGGCGGGTTTGTCACGCCTGACCGGGGCGATGTCTTTTTCAGCGGAAAAAGAATCAACGATATGCCTGCGTACAAGCGTGAGGTTAACACCATCTTTCAGAAGTACGCGCTGTTTCCGCATTTGAATGTTTACGACAATGTGGCGTTTGGCATGCGGATTCACAAAAAGCCGGAAAAGGAAATCCGCACGGCAGTGAAGCAAATGCTGGAGCTGGTGAACCTGCGCGGGTACGAGCACCGCGGGGTGGAGCGCCTTTCCGGCGGGCAGCAGCAGCGCGTTGCCATTGCGCGCGCCTTGGTAAACGACCCCAAGGTGCTGCTGCTGGACGAACCCCTCGGCGCATTGGACATGAAACTGCGCAAGGATATGCAGGTGGAACTGAAAAAGATTCAGCAGCAGACCGGCATCACGTTCCTGTTTGTCACGCACGACCAGGAGGAGGCGCTTTCCATGAGCGACACCGTGGTGGTGATGGAGGGCGGCTTCATTCAGCAAATCGGTACGCCGCAGGACATTTACAACGAACCGCAGAATGCGTTTGTTGCGGACTTTATCGGGGAGTCCAATATTTTGGACGGCGTGATGCATGAGGATTATCTGGTGGAATTTGCGGGCTGTAAATTCCGCTGTGTGGACACCGGCTTTCGTAAAGACGAGCCGGTGGACGTCGTGATTCGTCCGGAGGACATCGATGTGGTCGCACCGGAGAAAAGCCCCCTGCACGGTGTGGTTACTAACGTAACGTTTAAAGGCGTGCACAATGAAATTATTGTGGATGTGGCAGGTTTTAAGTGGATGATCCAGTCCATTCACTATACCGGCGTGGGGGAGCATATCGGTTTGGAAATCGAGCCGGATGACATTCACATTATGCACAAATCCAGCTATTCTGGTTCCTTTGGAGATTACAGTACGTTCAGCGATGAGATGGAGGAGGACATTCAGATTTCTGAAGAAGTCGAAGAAGCGGAGGAAGCACGGCAGGAGGCAGACGAATGA
- a CDS encoding ABC transporter permease, with protein MKAKKALLPYLVWMVLFTVVPMLMVLYFAFTDKSGHFTWENMQQVGQYSNVFLRSIWQGALATVICLVLSYPLAYSIAHRKLKTQNVMIMLVMLPMWMNFLLRTYAWMTLLEDNGILNNLFVSLGLPRLHMINTAGAVVLGMVYNYIPYMILPLYTVLTKIDNSILEAAQDLGASRAQVFCKVTLPMSMPGMISGVTMVFVPAVSTFIISKMLGGGGNLLIGDVVEMQFLGSAYNPNLGSAISLVLMVLIMICMGIMNQFDDGEEKGAVMI; from the coding sequence ATGAAAGCAAAGAAAGCGCTGCTGCCGTACCTTGTCTGGATGGTTCTTTTTACCGTGGTGCCTATGTTGATGGTGCTTTACTTCGCCTTTACCGACAAAAGTGGACACTTTACCTGGGAAAATATGCAGCAGGTGGGGCAGTACAGCAATGTGTTTCTGCGCTCCATCTGGCAGGGGGCGCTGGCAACGGTGATCTGCCTGGTGCTCAGTTACCCGCTGGCGTACAGCATTGCGCACCGCAAGCTGAAAACGCAGAACGTGATGATTATGCTGGTCATGCTGCCCATGTGGATGAACTTTCTGCTGCGGACGTATGCTTGGATGACACTACTGGAGGATAATGGCATTCTCAACAATCTGTTTGTTTCGCTGGGCCTGCCGCGGCTGCATATGATTAACACAGCCGGCGCGGTTGTGCTGGGCATGGTCTATAATTATATTCCGTATATGATTCTTCCGCTGTACACGGTGCTTACAAAAATTGATAATTCCATTCTGGAGGCGGCACAGGACCTCGGTGCCAGCCGCGCGCAGGTGTTTTGCAAGGTTACGCTGCCCATGAGTATGCCGGGCATGATTTCCGGTGTGACGATGGTGTTTGTGCCGGCGGTCAGCACCTTTATCATTAGCAAAATGCTCGGCGGCGGCGGGAACCTGCTGATTGGCGACGTGGTGGAAATGCAGTTTCTCGGTTCCGCTTACAACCCGAACCTCGGTTCTGCAATTTCACTGGTGCTCATGGTGCTCATCATGATTTGCATGGGCATTATGAACCAGTTTGACGACGGCGAAGAGAAAGGGGCGGTGATGATTTGA
- a CDS encoding ABC transporter permease codes for MKFVSKLYTTLIYLFLYAPIFVLILFSFNNSSTMSRSVFSGFSLRWYRQLFEDRLILVALRNTLLIAVLAAVVSTVLGTIGAIGINSLKGKWARRTAMNITNLPMVNPEIVTGVSMMLLFVIAMRMLNTDLGMGSLMIAHITFCLPYVIMSVRPKLLQMDAHLYEAAQDLGCTPVQAFFKVVLPQILPGIITGAIMAFTLSIDDFVISYFTSGTTQTLPIYIYSMTRKRISPEINALSTVLFAVILALLFIVNVRQSGSSAKTARLQDAAEEGEV; via the coding sequence TTGAAATTCGTTTCAAAGCTGTACACAACGCTGATTTATCTGTTCCTTTACGCGCCTATTTTTGTCCTGATTCTTTTCAGCTTTAATAATTCCAGCACTATGAGTCGCTCGGTTTTTTCCGGCTTTTCTCTGCGGTGGTACCGCCAGCTGTTTGAGGACCGGCTGATTCTGGTGGCGCTGCGCAATACGCTGCTCATTGCGGTGCTTGCGGCGGTGGTTTCCACGGTGCTTGGCACCATCGGCGCCATTGGTATCAACAGCCTCAAGGGCAAGTGGGCGCGCCGCACGGCGATGAATATCACGAATCTGCCCATGGTCAATCCGGAGATTGTCACCGGTGTTTCGATGATGCTGCTGTTTGTCATCGCCATGCGTATGCTGAACACCGACCTCGGTATGGGCAGCCTGATGATTGCACACATCACGTTCTGCCTGCCGTATGTAATCATGTCTGTGCGCCCGAAGCTGCTGCAGATGGATGCCCATCTATATGAAGCGGCGCAGGACTTGGGCTGCACACCGGTACAGGCGTTTTTCAAGGTGGTGCTGCCGCAGATTTTGCCCGGTATCATCACCGGCGCCATCATGGCGTTTACCCTTTCGATTGACGACTTTGTCATCAGCTATTTTACCAGCGGTACCACCCAGACGCTGCCGATTTATATTTACTCCATGACCAGGAAGCGCATTAGTCCGGAGATCAACGCGCTTTCCACGGTACTGTTTGCGGTGATTCTGGCGCTGCTGTTTATCGTGAATGTGCGGCAGTCCGGCTCGTCGGCAAAGACGGCGCGCCTGCAGGATGCGGCAGAGGAGGGAGAAGTTTGA
- a CDS encoding ABC transporter substrate-binding protein gives MKKGIALLLAAVTAGTALLPASASSGSSAKSKDTGVTINVYNWGEYISNGTDGTLDVNAEFTKRTGIRVNYTTYDTNESLYSKLAGGGAEYDVIFPSDYMVSKLSEEGMLEKLDFQNIPNFQYIDRKFRNPKYDPQNAYSVPYTWGVVGIFYNKKYVKKEETESWDVLWNKKYAGKILMFDNPRDAFGIAQKRLGYSYNTTDVNEWEAAATLLKEQKPLVQAYVMDQIFDKMDSGEAWLAPYYAGDAATLVGENPNIGFTIPTKEGTNFFVDAACIPKGSKHKSAAEAYINFLCDPQISAANLSYIGYSTPESAAKKLLPKEVTDNPIYYPPQSILDKSEVFVNLPDKTNTLIDSLWAEVKMGGTGDTLTLVLVLCGFLALYLAIVVFKWRKRKKEME, from the coding sequence TTGAAAAAAGGAATTGCACTGCTTTTGGCGGCGGTGACAGCCGGCACCGCGCTTTTGCCTGCATCAGCTTCTTCCGGCAGCTCTGCTAAGTCCAAGGATACAGGGGTGACCATCAATGTCTACAACTGGGGCGAGTATATCAGCAACGGAACGGACGGCACGCTGGATGTCAACGCCGAATTTACAAAGCGCACCGGCATCCGCGTCAATTATACCACGTACGACACCAACGAATCCCTCTACTCCAAGCTGGCGGGCGGCGGTGCGGAGTACGATGTCATTTTTCCTTCCGATTATATGGTCAGCAAGCTTTCCGAAGAGGGAATGCTGGAAAAGCTGGACTTTCAGAACATCCCGAATTTTCAGTACATTGACCGGAAATTCCGTAACCCGAAGTACGACCCGCAGAATGCGTATTCGGTTCCGTACACCTGGGGCGTGGTTGGGATTTTTTACAACAAGAAGTATGTCAAAAAAGAAGAAACAGAATCTTGGGACGTTCTCTGGAACAAAAAATATGCCGGTAAAATTCTGATGTTTGACAATCCGCGCGATGCGTTCGGCATTGCGCAGAAGCGCCTTGGCTACTCCTACAACACTACAGATGTCAACGAATGGGAGGCCGCCGCTACCCTGCTGAAAGAGCAAAAACCGTTGGTGCAGGCATATGTGATGGATCAGATTTTTGACAAGATGGATTCCGGCGAAGCATGGCTGGCACCCTACTATGCAGGCGACGCGGCAACGCTGGTCGGGGAAAACCCCAACATTGGCTTTACCATCCCGACAAAAGAGGGCACCAATTTCTTTGTGGATGCCGCCTGCATTCCCAAAGGCAGCAAGCATAAGTCTGCTGCGGAAGCGTACATCAACTTCCTTTGTGATCCACAGATTTCCGCCGCGAATTTGTCCTACATCGGGTATTCCACACCGGAGTCGGCAGCAAAAAAGCTGCTGCCGAAAGAAGTGACCGACAACCCGATTTACTACCCGCCGCAGTCCATTTTGGACAAGTCCGAGGTCTTTGTAAATCTGCCGGACAAAACCAACACCCTCATCGACAGTTTGTGGGCAGAGGTAAAGATGGGCGGCACCGGCGATACCCTGACGCTGGTTCTGGTGCTCTGCGGTTTTTTGGCGCTGTACCTTGCCATTGTGGTTTTTAAGTGGCGAAAGCGAAAAAAGGAAATGGAATAG
- a CDS encoding MFS transporter, whose translation MQIRSQILKLYFFEFLTSFRITDAIWVFLLIHRGFNLAQVGVAEAVFHLVSFCCEVPSGMAADLLGRRRTLFCSGILVTVSCVCMLAIDNFFGVLLSMIFNALSYNLTSGTDQALLYDSLLAAGQQERYLAVSSRQSVLCRVSFAVSGLSSFWAVAAGWQVCYVLTAVLGLASSLLAAALHEPLVTDAQKARAARALRELPHRLAVHFQQSFCFLRKNPRAACIMLSTAGVSTANYMTLMLLQDYLPTIGLPAGAIGIPLLLIDLLGSVGVWLAPRAAKKRTFFALAMLCIVFAGAGTLLAAAGFAPLSIVGAALAAVFDGMLDTASGAALNDTLPSDQRATLLSVSSMLYSLLMIAASPLSGAVSTAAGTPAAAIALMGALLLACGPLLGRLYRAVRSRRLSRSD comes from the coding sequence ATGCAGATTCGCAGTCAAATCTTAAAACTATATTTTTTCGAGTTTCTCACATCCTTCCGCATTACCGATGCCATCTGGGTTTTTCTGCTCATCCACCGTGGATTTAACCTTGCGCAGGTCGGCGTAGCGGAGGCAGTCTTTCATCTGGTCAGCTTCTGCTGTGAAGTGCCAAGCGGCATGGCAGCAGACCTGCTTGGGCGCAGGCGCACGCTGTTCTGCAGCGGAATTTTGGTTACGGTCAGCTGTGTGTGTATGCTGGCCATTGACAATTTTTTCGGTGTTCTGCTCTCCATGATTTTTAATGCGCTCAGCTACAACCTAACGTCCGGCACCGACCAAGCGTTGCTTTACGACAGCCTGCTTGCAGCCGGACAGCAGGAGCGCTATCTTGCTGTCAGTTCGCGGCAGAGTGTCCTTTGCCGCGTTTCGTTTGCGGTTTCCGGTCTAAGCAGTTTTTGGGCGGTTGCCGCCGGTTGGCAGGTCTGCTATGTGCTGACTGCTGTGCTGGGGTTGGCGTCCAGCCTGCTGGCAGCCGCTCTGCATGAACCGCTTGTGACAGACGCGCAAAAGGCACGCGCTGCACGGGCGCTCCGAGAACTGCCGCACCGGCTTGCGGTGCATTTTCAACAGAGCTTCTGCTTTCTGCGGAAAAATCCCCGCGCCGCCTGCATCATGCTCAGTACCGCAGGTGTTTCCACGGCAAACTACATGACGCTCATGCTGCTGCAGGACTATCTGCCCACGATTGGTCTGCCGGCAGGTGCCATCGGTATTCCCTTGCTGCTGATTGACCTGCTCGGCTCAGTCGGCGTTTGGCTCGCGCCACGCGCCGCAAAAAAGCGAACATTCTTTGCGCTGGCGATGCTCTGCATTGTCTTTGCAGGTGCGGGCACGCTGCTCGCCGCGGCAGGGTTTGCCCCGCTTTCGATTGTCGGTGCCGCGCTTGCCGCTGTTTTTGACGGTATGCTCGACACCGCTTCCGGCGCTGCGCTGAACGACACGCTTCCCAGCGACCAGCGCGCAACGCTGCTGTCGGTAAGCAGTATGCTGTACAGTCTGCTGATGATTGCCGCAAGCCCCCTCAGCGGCGCGGTTTCCACTGCCGCCGGTACGCCCGCCGCCGCCATTGCGCTGATGGGTGCACTGCTGCTGGCGTGCGGTCCGCTGCTTGGGCGGCTGTACCGTGCCGTGCGGTCACGCCGGCTGTCCCGCAGCGATTAA
- a CDS encoding superoxide dismutase family protein → MFPYIGKYKAFTDLIDHGTPLARAQIRGVGQYRAVHGVLRLYEAPGGTVVTAEVFGLPVEKKPCAVNIFALHIHSGSSYTGTADDPLKDTDGHFNPGGCPHPAHAGDLPPLFAARDGFACMAVYTDRFKPKEVLRRTAVIHLKPDDFHSQPAGDAGEKIACGEIYLARKS, encoded by the coding sequence GTGTTTCCTTATATTGGAAAATATAAAGCGTTTACCGATTTAATTGACCACGGCACGCCCCTGGCGCGGGCGCAGATTCGCGGAGTGGGGCAGTACCGCGCGGTGCATGGCGTGCTGCGGCTGTACGAAGCCCCCGGCGGTACGGTGGTGACAGCGGAGGTCTTTGGCCTGCCGGTTGAAAAAAAGCCCTGTGCTGTGAATATTTTTGCACTGCATATTCACAGCGGCAGCAGCTACACCGGTACAGCGGATGACCCACTGAAAGATACGGACGGCCACTTTAATCCGGGTGGCTGCCCGCACCCGGCGCACGCGGGCGACCTGCCGCCGCTGTTCGCTGCGCGCGACGGTTTTGCCTGTATGGCGGTTTACACCGACCGGTTCAAACCGAAGGAGGTTCTGCGGCGGACGGCGGTCATTCATCTGAAACCAGATGACTTCCATTCACAGCCTGCAGGAGACGCCGGTGAAAAGATTGCCTGCGGCGAAATCTATCTGGCACGCAAGTCTTGA
- the thiC gene encoding phosphomethylpyrimidine synthase ThiC: MEYATQMEAAKKGILTQQMQSVAAQEQIAPETLLQRVAAGTVVIPANHHHKSLRPHGIGQGLSTKINVNLGISGDCRDYTCELAKAKLALQFDAEAIMDLSNYGKTNTFRKQLLELSTAMVGTVPMYDAVGYLEKDLRDIKAKDFLEVVRAHAEEGVDFVTIHAGINRKSIDSFERSGRRMNIVSRGGSLIYAWMKMTGNENPFFEYFDDLMDILYAHDVTISLGDAMRPGCIDDATDAAQVSELVELGLLTERAWSHHVQVMIEGPGHMMLQEIAPNMQMEKRLCHNAPFYVLGPLVTDIAPGYDHITSAIGGAVAAAAGADFLCYVTPAEHLRLPSLPDVKEGILAAKIAAHAGDLVKNVPGARAWDNRMGDARRALDWGAMFKEALDREKAEAYFQSAHPAEKNTCTMCGKMCAVRNMNRILQGESVSLQ; encoded by the coding sequence ATGGAATATGCAACGCAGATGGAAGCAGCCAAAAAGGGGATTTTGACGCAGCAGATGCAGTCTGTTGCGGCACAGGAGCAGATTGCGCCGGAAACGCTGCTGCAGCGTGTGGCGGCGGGCACCGTGGTGATTCCGGCAAACCATCATCACAAAAGCCTGCGCCCCCACGGCATTGGGCAGGGGCTTTCCACCAAAATCAACGTAAACCTTGGCATCTCCGGGGACTGTCGGGACTATACCTGCGAGCTGGCAAAAGCAAAGCTGGCACTTCAGTTTGACGCCGAAGCAATCATGGACTTGTCAAACTACGGAAAGACCAACACCTTCCGCAAGCAGCTGCTGGAACTTTCGACAGCCATGGTTGGCACCGTGCCGATGTATGATGCGGTCGGCTATCTGGAAAAAGACCTGCGCGACATCAAGGCGAAAGATTTTTTGGAGGTGGTGCGTGCCCACGCAGAGGAGGGAGTGGATTTTGTCACGATTCATGCCGGCATCAACCGCAAAAGCATTGACAGCTTTGAGCGCAGCGGCCGCCGGATGAACATTGTTTCACGGGGCGGTTCACTGATTTACGCATGGATGAAAATGACCGGAAATGAGAATCCGTTTTTCGAGTATTTCGATGACCTGATGGACATTCTCTATGCGCATGATGTGACCATCTCCCTTGGGGACGCCATGCGCCCCGGATGCATTGACGACGCAACAGATGCGGCGCAGGTCAGCGAACTGGTGGAGCTGGGGCTGCTGACGGAGCGTGCGTGGAGCCATCATGTGCAGGTGATGATTGAAGGGCCGGGACACATGATGCTGCAGGAAATCGCGCCAAATATGCAGATGGAAAAGCGGCTGTGCCACAATGCGCCGTTTTATGTTCTGGGGCCGCTGGTTACAGACATTGCGCCCGGCTATGACCACATTACTTCCGCCATCGGCGGCGCGGTGGCTGCCGCTGCCGGCGCGGACTTTCTGTGCTATGTGACACCGGCGGAGCATCTGCGCCTGCCGAGTCTGCCTGACGTGAAGGAGGGTATCCTTGCGGCAAAAATTGCCGCACATGCCGGTGATCTTGTAAAAAATGTGCCGGGTGCGCGCGCGTGGGACAACCGGATGGGAGATGCCCGCCGCGCACTGGATTGGGGCGCCATGTTCAAGGAAGCACTTGACCGCGAAAAGGCAGAGGCGTATTTTCAGAGTGCGCATCCGGCGGAAAAAAACACCTGCACCATGTGTGGAAAAATGTGTGCTGTGCGGAATATGAACCGAATCCTGCAGGGAGAGAGTGTGAGCCTGCAATAA
- a CDS encoding helix-turn-helix domain-containing protein produces the protein MNANAAIGAKVKELRTQKKHTLKQLSEASGLSIGFLSQFERGISSIALDSLEKVAQVLEVPLSVLFEESGGLLSKDPVVHGVDLQPSKVSNQIYQYLLKRPEEEFTMLPRLFVLMPFENQEELPEMYTHDGEEFVYVLEGVVTFFLEAESYVLYPGDSIHIHSRQRHNWMNRTTRIARLLTVNTPNPLPPAGSEDTAEDA, from the coding sequence TTGAATGCAAATGCAGCCATCGGCGCCAAAGTCAAGGAACTTCGTACACAAAAGAAACATACCCTGAAACAGCTCAGTGAGGCCAGCGGCCTTTCCATTGGCTTTCTGTCACAGTTTGAGCGGGGCATTTCCTCAATCGCGCTGGATTCATTGGAAAAAGTGGCTCAGGTACTGGAAGTGCCGCTTTCAGTTTTGTTTGAGGAAAGTGGCGGCTTGCTGAGTAAAGACCCTGTGGTGCACGGTGTGGATCTGCAGCCCAGTAAAGTCAGCAATCAGATTTACCAGTATCTGCTAAAACGTCCGGAGGAAGAGTTTACCATGCTGCCGCGCTTGTTTGTGCTGATGCCTTTTGAAAATCAAGAGGAGCTGCCGGAGATGTACACGCACGACGGCGAAGAATTTGTCTATGTCTTGGAGGGAGTCGTTACCTTCTTTTTGGAGGCAGAGTCCTATGTGCTGTATCCGGGTGACAGTATTCACATTCACTCCCGTCAGCGCCACAACTGGATGAATCGTACAACGCGGATTGCGCGCCTTTTAACCGTGAACACACCGAATCCGCTGCCGCCTGCCGGCAGTGAAGACACTGCGGAAGACGCTTGA
- a CDS encoding helix-turn-helix domain-containing protein codes for MDDLNRNVAANLRRLRRSKQMSLDGAARETGLSKSMLGQIERGEANPTLSTLEKIMSGLRVSFMDLVSPLKESAYLVRRDSLVPVKEEPNAYSSVAYFPYEQDRSFALYEITVEPGKVYHCSAHGARTAAFLVVVSGRLLLETEGKNYRLCAGDAIRFCTDCAHRYFCEGAERLRLFLVLYWT; via the coding sequence TTGGATGATTTAAATCGAAATGTAGCGGCAAATCTGCGCCGCCTGCGCAGAAGTAAGCAGATGAGTTTGGACGGCGCAGCACGCGAAACCGGTCTGAGCAAAAGTATGCTGGGGCAGATTGAACGCGGTGAGGCAAATCCGACGCTGAGTACCCTTGAAAAAATCATGAGCGGTCTGCGCGTTTCCTTTATGGATTTGGTCAGTCCGCTCAAGGAGTCGGCATACTTGGTTCGCCGCGACAGTCTGGTGCCGGTAAAAGAGGAACCGAACGCTTACAGCAGCGTAGCTTATTTTCCCTATGAGCAGGACAGGAGTTTTGCACTTTATGAGATAACTGTGGAGCCGGGAAAAGTTTATCACTGCTCTGCACACGGGGCGCGCACGGCGGCGTTTTTGGTGGTGGTATCGGGCAGACTGTTGTTAGAAACAGAAGGAAAAAATTATCGGCTTTGTGCGGGGGATGCCATTCGCTTTTGCACCGACTGTGCACACAGGTATTTTTGTGAAGGTGCCGAAAGGCTCCGGCTGTTTCTGGTGCTTTATTGGACTTGA
- a CDS encoding iron-containing alcohol dehydrogenase: MQFEYHLPVHLIFGRGVSAQIGAQTAKYGKKALVVTGRHSTKKSGLLGRSVELLQAAGVLPVLFDQVEQNPLTTTVEAGVALVKSESCDVVVALGGGSIMDAAKGIAFMACNEGDVSDYIFGRKVSHRALPLVLVPTTCGTGSEGNGFAVLSNPETKDKKSLRGTMIVAKASLIDPELMTTMPKSVLASVGFDALCHNMEAYLSRSAQPMTDIMALDGIERIGKSLPVVYRDPQNQSAWESLTWGSTLGGMVIHTAGVAGPHGMEHPASGLKNIVHGRGLAALTPVVYRRSIAGAPQKFSEISRRLGGRDETDCVARIEALLDEIDLHLTLGEQGITKEDVPWMTENCIKVSAGSMQNHPVQFTASELSELYLEAIG, from the coding sequence ATGCAGTTTGAGTATCATCTTCCGGTTCATTTGATTTTCGGGCGCGGTGTTTCTGCGCAGATTGGCGCACAGACGGCGAAGTACGGGAAAAAAGCATTGGTCGTTACCGGCCGGCACAGTACGAAAAAATCCGGTCTGTTGGGACGTTCCGTTGAGCTGCTGCAGGCGGCGGGCGTGCTGCCGGTGCTGTTTGACCAGGTGGAGCAGAATCCGCTGACCACAACGGTGGAAGCGGGCGTGGCACTTGTCAAAAGCGAATCCTGCGATGTGGTGGTTGCACTCGGCGGCGGCAGCATCATGGACGCCGCCAAAGGGATTGCGTTTATGGCGTGCAATGAGGGCGATGTCAGTGATTACATTTTCGGGCGGAAGGTTTCCCACCGGGCGCTGCCGCTGGTGCTTGTGCCGACTACCTGCGGAACGGGCAGTGAGGGCAACGGTTTTGCGGTGCTCTCTAATCCGGAAACCAAGGACAAAAAGTCCCTGCGCGGAACGATGATTGTCGCCAAAGCATCGCTCATTGACCCTGAACTGATGACAACTATGCCGAAGTCGGTGCTGGCCTCCGTCGGTTTTGACGCCTTGTGTCACAACATGGAGGCGTACCTTTCCCGCAGTGCCCAGCCAATGACTGACATCATGGCACTGGATGGAATCGAACGCATCGGAAAGAGCCTGCCCGTGGTTTATCGCGACCCGCAAAACCAAAGTGCGTGGGAGTCGCTGACGTGGGGCAGCACCCTGGGCGGCATGGTGATTCACACGGCGGGTGTGGCTGGGCCGCACGGTATGGAGCATCCGGCAAGCGGGCTGAAAAACATCGTGCACGGGCGCGGACTGGCGGCGTTGACGCCAGTGGTTTACCGACGCTCCATTGCGGGAGCACCGCAGAAATTTTCGGAAATTTCCCGCAGACTGGGCGGCAGGGATGAAACCGACTGCGTGGCTCGCATAGAAGCACTGTTGGATGAAATTGACCTGCATCTGACGCTGGGCGAGCAGGGCATCACCAAAGAAGACGTGCCGTGGATGACGGAGAACTGTATCAAAGTTTCCGCAGGCAGTATGCAGAACCACCCGGTGCAGTTTACGGCATCTGAACTCTCTGAACTTTATCTGGAAGCCATCGGATAA
- a CDS encoding helix-turn-helix domain-containing protein, which yields MPKGIPNKRYTPEFKVMVVETMRKEKLSYCEAARQFEVSDSKRIASWERIYLTEGPEGLAVERRGRASAASGTRKGRPAKLPLKVEEDLIAENQRLRAEVAYLKNLQALVLEDERKARKKRW from the coding sequence ATGCCAAAAGGAATACCAAACAAACGCTATACGCCGGAATTCAAGGTTATGGTAGTGGAAACGATGCGTAAGGAGAAGTTAAGCTACTGTGAAGCCGCTCGACAATTTGAAGTAAGTGATTCTAAGCGAATTGCCTCATGGGAGCGTATCTATCTCACAGAAGGTCCTGAAGGTCTGGCTGTAGAACGACGGGGACGTGCCAGTGCCGCCAGCGGCACGCGAAAAGGCCGTCCGGCAAAGTTGCCGCTGAAGGTGGAAGAAGACCTGATTGCCGAGAATCAACGTCTGCGTGCGGAGGTGGCATACTTAAAAAACTTGCAAGCCTTGGTTTTGGAAGACGAGCGAAAAGCGCGCAAGAAACGCTGGTAA
- a CDS encoding IS3 family transposase gives MTEFSLFGQKLCLSPILDLCSRDIVSYTISDRPVLSMVTQMLDKAFVRIPDKTNLILHSDQGWQYQHKQYQRMLKEKGIRQSMSRKGNCLDNAVIENFFGLLKTELLYLQEFESMEHFKTELIDYLDYYNNRRSKAKRKGLPPAIHRLQALSVA, from the coding sequence GTGACGGAATTCAGTCTGTTCGGTCAGAAGCTTTGTCTTTCGCCAATTCTTGATTTGTGCAGCAGAGATATTGTCAGCTATACCATCTCCGACAGACCTGTGCTCTCCATGGTGACCCAGATGTTGGACAAGGCTTTCGTAAGAATTCCGGACAAAACCAATCTTATTTTACATTCTGACCAGGGCTGGCAGTACCAGCACAAACAATACCAACGAATGCTCAAAGAAAAAGGGATTCGACAGAGCATGAGCCGCAAAGGCAATTGTTTGGATAACGCTGTGATAGAAAATTTCTTTGGCTTACTAAAAACAGAATTGCTGTATTTACAGGAATTCGAGTCCATGGAGCATTTCAAGACCGAACTCATTGACTATCTCGATTACTACAACAACCGCCGTTCTAAGGCAAAGCGAAAGGGCTTGCCGCCTGCGATTCACAGACTACAAGCCCTTTCGGTTGCTTAA